From Juglans regia cultivar Chandler chromosome 8, Walnut 2.0, whole genome shotgun sequence, the proteins below share one genomic window:
- the LOC108981252 gene encoding cucumisin-like isoform X2, protein MARKTSRLSWLLLLSLATILVVGHSASQNDRKAYIVYMGERRQDEVSTLSGLHASMLQEVIDSTGPESLLYSYKRSFNGFAAKLTEEEAQKMSGMEGVVSVFPNKQKKLHTTRSWDFLGFPQQVQRTTVESDIIIGVLDSGIWPESDSFSDKGFGPPPCKWRGTCRASTDFTCNNKIIGAQYYRSNGDVFGNDIRSPRDSDGHGTHIASIAAGNVVNMASVQGLGSGTARGGVPSARIAVYKICWLDDCSDADILAAFDDAIADGVDLISISVGGTADSYFKNSIAIGAFHAMRNGILTSNSAGNRGPGLATLTNISPWSLSVSASAIDRKFFTEVQLGNDKIYEGISINTFDLKSEMYPIIYGGDAPNTTAGVQGSSSRYCDPGTLDQNLVKGKIVLCDFLDDGEGALLASAVGTVIKGPARRDIAFSFPLPASYLDVVDGSNVYFYINSTRSPTATILKTNERKDAFAPYIASFSSRGPNVVTPSILKPDLAAPGLNILAAWSPISPISEVEGDNRKLSFNIVSGTSMACPHATGAAAYVKSLHPKWSPAAIKSALMTTADPMSAGKNPEAELAYGAGNINPSKAPNPGLIYDIDAADYIKFLCGQGYNTKLLQLLTGDNSTSCSDATNGTVNDLNYPAFALSTPPLRSINRVFNRIVTNVGSPTSTYKAILTSPLGLTIKVTPSILSFTSLGQKLPYTLTIEGTIDKFIVSASLTWDDGTFRVRSPIAVFAPA, encoded by the exons ATGGCACGCAAAACTTCTAGACTTTCATGGCTTCTCCTCCTCAGCCTCGCGACCATTCTCGTTGTTGGTCACTCAGCTTCACAGAATGACCGAAAG GCTTATATTGTCTATATGGGAGAAAGGCGGCAGGACGAGGTTTCCACATTATCCGGCCTTCACGCGAGCATGCTACAAGAAGTCATTGACAG TACTGGACCGGAATCTCTACTTTATAGCTACAAGAGGAGTTTCAATGGATTTGCAGCGAAGCTTACCGAGGAAGAAGCTCAAAAAATGTCTG GAATGGAAGGCGTAGTGTCCGTCTTCCCCAACAAACAGAAAAAGCTCCATACAACAAGGTCATGGGACTTCCTTGGCTTCCCGCAGCAAGTTCAAAGAACAACTGTTGAAAGCGACATCATTATTGGAGTTCTTGACAGTGGAATCTGGCCCGAGTCTGATAGCTTTAGCGACAAAGGATTTGGTCCACCGCCTTGCAAATGGAGGGGCACCTGCCGAGCCTCAACCGACTTTACTTGCAACAA TAAAATCATAGGAGCACAATATTACCGTAGCAATGGAGATGTTTTCGGAAATGACATTAGATCTCCTCGAGATTCAGACGGCCACGGGACACATATCGCATCCATAGCAGCTGGTAACGTTGTTAACATGGCAAGCGTACAGGGGCTTGGCTCGGGAACAGCACGAGGAGGGGTTCCATCAGCACGCATTGCTGTGTACAAAATATGTTGGCTTGATGACTGTAGTGATGCTGACATTCTTGCAGCTTTTGATGATGCTATTGCTGATGGCGTCGACCTAATATCTATTTCAGTCGGTGGAACTGCTGATAgctattttaaaaattcaattgCCATCGGTGCCTTTCATGCTATGAGAAATGGAATATTGACATCAAACTCAGCTGGTAACAGGGGTCCAGGTCTAGCGACCCTCACAAACATTTCGCCCTGGTCTCTTTCCGTGTCTGCAAGCGCCATAGATCGAAAGTTCTTCACTGAGGTCCAGTTGGGTAACGACAAGATCTATGag GGAATTTCAATTAATACATTTGACCTCAAGAGTGAAATGTATCCGATAATTTATGGCGGAGATGCACCAAACACCACAGCGGGTGTTCAGGGGTCCTCGTCCAG GTATTGCGATCCAGGTACATTGGATCAGAATTTAGTGAAAGGGAAAATTGTACTTTGTGATTTCCTGGATGATGGGGAAGGAGCACTTCTAGCAAGCGCGGTTGGAACTGTGATTAAAGGCCCCGCGCGCAGGGATATTGCCTTCTCTTTTCCCTTGCCCGCATCTTACCTTGACGTCGTGGATGGTAGCAACGTCTACTTCTACATAAATTCAACAAG GAGCCCGACTGCGACTATTCTCAAGACTAACGAGCGTAAGGATGCATTTGCACCTTACATAGCCTCCTTCTCATCAAGGGGTCCAAATGTAGTTACGCCCAGCATTCTCAAG CCGGATTTAGCAGCTCCCGGACTCAACATTCTAGCAGCATGGTCACCAATTTCCCCAATTTCCGAGGTTGAAGGTGATAATAGAAAACTTTCATTCAATATTGTGTCGGGCACCTCCATGGCTTGCCCACATGCTACAGGAGCTGCTGCCTACGTCAAATCCTTGCACCCCAAATGGTCACCTGCCGCTATCAAGTCGGCTCTCATGACTACCg CTGACCCCATGAGTGCTGGAAAGAATCCGGAGGCTGAACTTGCATACGGTGCAGGCAATATAAATCCTTCAAAGGCTCCAAATCCTGGTTTAATCTATGATATTGATGCAGCTGACTACATAAAATTTCTGTGCGGACAAGGATATAATACCAAATTATTACAACTTCTGACTGGGGACAACAGTACTAGCTGTTCTGATGCCACTAATGGAACTGTGAACGATTTAAACTATCCAGCATTTGCTCTATCCACGCCGCCCTTGAGATCCATCAATCGTGTTTTCAATCGGATTGTCACCAATGTTGGATCCCCGACGTCTACGTATAAAGCTATTTTGACCTCCCCACTTGGACTCACAATCAAAGTAACTCCAAGCATTCTATCTTTCACATCTCTTGGACAAAAGCTACCGTATACGCTCACGATCGAAGGAACTATAGATAAGTTTATAGTCTCTGCTTCTTTAACGTGGGATGACGGTACGTTCCGAGTGAGGAGCCCCATTGCTGTGTTTGCTCCGGCCTGA
- the LOC108981252 gene encoding cucumisin-like isoform X1: MARKTSRLSWLLLLSLATILVVGHSASQNDRKAYIVYMGERRQDEVSTLSGLHASMLQEVIDSNTGPESLLYSYKRSFNGFAAKLTEEEAQKMSGMEGVVSVFPNKQKKLHTTRSWDFLGFPQQVQRTTVESDIIIGVLDSGIWPESDSFSDKGFGPPPCKWRGTCRASTDFTCNNKIIGAQYYRSNGDVFGNDIRSPRDSDGHGTHIASIAAGNVVNMASVQGLGSGTARGGVPSARIAVYKICWLDDCSDADILAAFDDAIADGVDLISISVGGTADSYFKNSIAIGAFHAMRNGILTSNSAGNRGPGLATLTNISPWSLSVSASAIDRKFFTEVQLGNDKIYEGISINTFDLKSEMYPIIYGGDAPNTTAGVQGSSSRYCDPGTLDQNLVKGKIVLCDFLDDGEGALLASAVGTVIKGPARRDIAFSFPLPASYLDVVDGSNVYFYINSTRSPTATILKTNERKDAFAPYIASFSSRGPNVVTPSILKPDLAAPGLNILAAWSPISPISEVEGDNRKLSFNIVSGTSMACPHATGAAAYVKSLHPKWSPAAIKSALMTTADPMSAGKNPEAELAYGAGNINPSKAPNPGLIYDIDAADYIKFLCGQGYNTKLLQLLTGDNSTSCSDATNGTVNDLNYPAFALSTPPLRSINRVFNRIVTNVGSPTSTYKAILTSPLGLTIKVTPSILSFTSLGQKLPYTLTIEGTIDKFIVSASLTWDDGTFRVRSPIAVFAPA; this comes from the exons ATGGCACGCAAAACTTCTAGACTTTCATGGCTTCTCCTCCTCAGCCTCGCGACCATTCTCGTTGTTGGTCACTCAGCTTCACAGAATGACCGAAAG GCTTATATTGTCTATATGGGAGAAAGGCGGCAGGACGAGGTTTCCACATTATCCGGCCTTCACGCGAGCATGCTACAAGAAGTCATTGACAG CAATACTGGACCGGAATCTCTACTTTATAGCTACAAGAGGAGTTTCAATGGATTTGCAGCGAAGCTTACCGAGGAAGAAGCTCAAAAAATGTCTG GAATGGAAGGCGTAGTGTCCGTCTTCCCCAACAAACAGAAAAAGCTCCATACAACAAGGTCATGGGACTTCCTTGGCTTCCCGCAGCAAGTTCAAAGAACAACTGTTGAAAGCGACATCATTATTGGAGTTCTTGACAGTGGAATCTGGCCCGAGTCTGATAGCTTTAGCGACAAAGGATTTGGTCCACCGCCTTGCAAATGGAGGGGCACCTGCCGAGCCTCAACCGACTTTACTTGCAACAA TAAAATCATAGGAGCACAATATTACCGTAGCAATGGAGATGTTTTCGGAAATGACATTAGATCTCCTCGAGATTCAGACGGCCACGGGACACATATCGCATCCATAGCAGCTGGTAACGTTGTTAACATGGCAAGCGTACAGGGGCTTGGCTCGGGAACAGCACGAGGAGGGGTTCCATCAGCACGCATTGCTGTGTACAAAATATGTTGGCTTGATGACTGTAGTGATGCTGACATTCTTGCAGCTTTTGATGATGCTATTGCTGATGGCGTCGACCTAATATCTATTTCAGTCGGTGGAACTGCTGATAgctattttaaaaattcaattgCCATCGGTGCCTTTCATGCTATGAGAAATGGAATATTGACATCAAACTCAGCTGGTAACAGGGGTCCAGGTCTAGCGACCCTCACAAACATTTCGCCCTGGTCTCTTTCCGTGTCTGCAAGCGCCATAGATCGAAAGTTCTTCACTGAGGTCCAGTTGGGTAACGACAAGATCTATGag GGAATTTCAATTAATACATTTGACCTCAAGAGTGAAATGTATCCGATAATTTATGGCGGAGATGCACCAAACACCACAGCGGGTGTTCAGGGGTCCTCGTCCAG GTATTGCGATCCAGGTACATTGGATCAGAATTTAGTGAAAGGGAAAATTGTACTTTGTGATTTCCTGGATGATGGGGAAGGAGCACTTCTAGCAAGCGCGGTTGGAACTGTGATTAAAGGCCCCGCGCGCAGGGATATTGCCTTCTCTTTTCCCTTGCCCGCATCTTACCTTGACGTCGTGGATGGTAGCAACGTCTACTTCTACATAAATTCAACAAG GAGCCCGACTGCGACTATTCTCAAGACTAACGAGCGTAAGGATGCATTTGCACCTTACATAGCCTCCTTCTCATCAAGGGGTCCAAATGTAGTTACGCCCAGCATTCTCAAG CCGGATTTAGCAGCTCCCGGACTCAACATTCTAGCAGCATGGTCACCAATTTCCCCAATTTCCGAGGTTGAAGGTGATAATAGAAAACTTTCATTCAATATTGTGTCGGGCACCTCCATGGCTTGCCCACATGCTACAGGAGCTGCTGCCTACGTCAAATCCTTGCACCCCAAATGGTCACCTGCCGCTATCAAGTCGGCTCTCATGACTACCg CTGACCCCATGAGTGCTGGAAAGAATCCGGAGGCTGAACTTGCATACGGTGCAGGCAATATAAATCCTTCAAAGGCTCCAAATCCTGGTTTAATCTATGATATTGATGCAGCTGACTACATAAAATTTCTGTGCGGACAAGGATATAATACCAAATTATTACAACTTCTGACTGGGGACAACAGTACTAGCTGTTCTGATGCCACTAATGGAACTGTGAACGATTTAAACTATCCAGCATTTGCTCTATCCACGCCGCCCTTGAGATCCATCAATCGTGTTTTCAATCGGATTGTCACCAATGTTGGATCCCCGACGTCTACGTATAAAGCTATTTTGACCTCCCCACTTGGACTCACAATCAAAGTAACTCCAAGCATTCTATCTTTCACATCTCTTGGACAAAAGCTACCGTATACGCTCACGATCGAAGGAACTATAGATAAGTTTATAGTCTCTGCTTCTTTAACGTGGGATGACGGTACGTTCCGAGTGAGGAGCCCCATTGCTGTGTTTGCTCCGGCCTGA
- the LOC108981252 gene encoding cucumisin-like isoform X3 encodes MEGVVSVFPNKQKKLHTTRSWDFLGFPQQVQRTTVESDIIIGVLDSGIWPESDSFSDKGFGPPPCKWRGTCRASTDFTCNNKIIGAQYYRSNGDVFGNDIRSPRDSDGHGTHIASIAAGNVVNMASVQGLGSGTARGGVPSARIAVYKICWLDDCSDADILAAFDDAIADGVDLISISVGGTADSYFKNSIAIGAFHAMRNGILTSNSAGNRGPGLATLTNISPWSLSVSASAIDRKFFTEVQLGNDKIYEGISINTFDLKSEMYPIIYGGDAPNTTAGVQGSSSRYCDPGTLDQNLVKGKIVLCDFLDDGEGALLASAVGTVIKGPARRDIAFSFPLPASYLDVVDGSNVYFYINSTRSPTATILKTNERKDAFAPYIASFSSRGPNVVTPSILKPDLAAPGLNILAAWSPISPISEVEGDNRKLSFNIVSGTSMACPHATGAAAYVKSLHPKWSPAAIKSALMTTADPMSAGKNPEAELAYGAGNINPSKAPNPGLIYDIDAADYIKFLCGQGYNTKLLQLLTGDNSTSCSDATNGTVNDLNYPAFALSTPPLRSINRVFNRIVTNVGSPTSTYKAILTSPLGLTIKVTPSILSFTSLGQKLPYTLTIEGTIDKFIVSASLTWDDGTFRVRSPIAVFAPA; translated from the exons ATGGAAGGCGTAGTGTCCGTCTTCCCCAACAAACAGAAAAAGCTCCATACAACAAGGTCATGGGACTTCCTTGGCTTCCCGCAGCAAGTTCAAAGAACAACTGTTGAAAGCGACATCATTATTGGAGTTCTTGACAGTGGAATCTGGCCCGAGTCTGATAGCTTTAGCGACAAAGGATTTGGTCCACCGCCTTGCAAATGGAGGGGCACCTGCCGAGCCTCAACCGACTTTACTTGCAACAA TAAAATCATAGGAGCACAATATTACCGTAGCAATGGAGATGTTTTCGGAAATGACATTAGATCTCCTCGAGATTCAGACGGCCACGGGACACATATCGCATCCATAGCAGCTGGTAACGTTGTTAACATGGCAAGCGTACAGGGGCTTGGCTCGGGAACAGCACGAGGAGGGGTTCCATCAGCACGCATTGCTGTGTACAAAATATGTTGGCTTGATGACTGTAGTGATGCTGACATTCTTGCAGCTTTTGATGATGCTATTGCTGATGGCGTCGACCTAATATCTATTTCAGTCGGTGGAACTGCTGATAgctattttaaaaattcaattgCCATCGGTGCCTTTCATGCTATGAGAAATGGAATATTGACATCAAACTCAGCTGGTAACAGGGGTCCAGGTCTAGCGACCCTCACAAACATTTCGCCCTGGTCTCTTTCCGTGTCTGCAAGCGCCATAGATCGAAAGTTCTTCACTGAGGTCCAGTTGGGTAACGACAAGATCTATGag GGAATTTCAATTAATACATTTGACCTCAAGAGTGAAATGTATCCGATAATTTATGGCGGAGATGCACCAAACACCACAGCGGGTGTTCAGGGGTCCTCGTCCAG GTATTGCGATCCAGGTACATTGGATCAGAATTTAGTGAAAGGGAAAATTGTACTTTGTGATTTCCTGGATGATGGGGAAGGAGCACTTCTAGCAAGCGCGGTTGGAACTGTGATTAAAGGCCCCGCGCGCAGGGATATTGCCTTCTCTTTTCCCTTGCCCGCATCTTACCTTGACGTCGTGGATGGTAGCAACGTCTACTTCTACATAAATTCAACAAG GAGCCCGACTGCGACTATTCTCAAGACTAACGAGCGTAAGGATGCATTTGCACCTTACATAGCCTCCTTCTCATCAAGGGGTCCAAATGTAGTTACGCCCAGCATTCTCAAG CCGGATTTAGCAGCTCCCGGACTCAACATTCTAGCAGCATGGTCACCAATTTCCCCAATTTCCGAGGTTGAAGGTGATAATAGAAAACTTTCATTCAATATTGTGTCGGGCACCTCCATGGCTTGCCCACATGCTACAGGAGCTGCTGCCTACGTCAAATCCTTGCACCCCAAATGGTCACCTGCCGCTATCAAGTCGGCTCTCATGACTACCg CTGACCCCATGAGTGCTGGAAAGAATCCGGAGGCTGAACTTGCATACGGTGCAGGCAATATAAATCCTTCAAAGGCTCCAAATCCTGGTTTAATCTATGATATTGATGCAGCTGACTACATAAAATTTCTGTGCGGACAAGGATATAATACCAAATTATTACAACTTCTGACTGGGGACAACAGTACTAGCTGTTCTGATGCCACTAATGGAACTGTGAACGATTTAAACTATCCAGCATTTGCTCTATCCACGCCGCCCTTGAGATCCATCAATCGTGTTTTCAATCGGATTGTCACCAATGTTGGATCCCCGACGTCTACGTATAAAGCTATTTTGACCTCCCCACTTGGACTCACAATCAAAGTAACTCCAAGCATTCTATCTTTCACATCTCTTGGACAAAAGCTACCGTATACGCTCACGATCGAAGGAACTATAGATAAGTTTATAGTCTCTGCTTCTTTAACGTGGGATGACGGTACGTTCCGAGTGAGGAGCCCCATTGCTGTGTTTGCTCCGGCCTGA